The DNA region GCCCTACTGCTCCTCCTCGCCCAAGCCAATGGCCAACCTTGGCAACGCGGCTATCTCAAACCCTCCCCCGACGGCCACCACTTGCAGCACAAAGACGGCACCCCCTTCTTCTGGCTGGCCGACACAGGCTGGGAACTCTTTCACCGGCTCACGCTCGAAGATGCCGCCAAATACTTCGACAACCGCGCAAAGCTGGGCTTCAACGTCATACAAGCCGTGGCGCTCGCCGAGTTCGACGGGCTGCGTGCCCCCAACGCCTATGGTCACACACCCTTCGTGGGCATGGATTCAGACCAACCCAACGAAGCATATTGGCGCACTGTGGATAGCATGATTGACATGGCCGCCCAACGCGGCCTCTATGTGGCGCTGTTGCCTACTTGGGGCGACAAAGTGACCCAACTGTGGGGTGTCGGGCCGCAGATATTCGATGTCAACGAAGGCGACCGCGCCTACCGCTACGGGCTTTGGATAGGCCTCCGCTACGGTCAGCGGCCCAATGTGTTGTGGATGTTGGGGGGCGACCGCCCTGCGGTGCACAACGGGGAAAGAGAGGGCATCAAGTTCAGCACCGACTACCGCCCCGTGTGGCGCTCCATGGCACGTGGCATCTTGGAAAACAACCCCTTGGCTTTCATCACCTATCACACATCGGGCGGCGAGTTTTCGACCTCACAGTTCATCCACCAAGAAAACTGGCTGAAAATGAACACCATGCAGTCGGGCCATGGCAGCGGCCACGATGTGCCGGTGTGGGAATGGATTGCCCGCGACTACCAGCTGCAACCCACCAAACCCACCCTCGATGCCGAACCCAACTACGAAGACCACCCTGTGAATCCTTGGCCCAAATGGGACCCAGCCAACGGCTATTACCGCGACTACGATGTGCGCAAGCAGGCATATCGGTCAGTATTTGCCGGCGGCTGCGGGGTAACATACGGCCACCATGCCGTGTGGCAATTCTACTCGCCACGCCACGAGGCCGTCAACCACGCCGACCGCCACTGGACAAAAGCCATGGAGCGCCCCGGCGCAGAACAGGTCGGCCATCTGCGGCAGCTGATAGAGTCGCGGCCCATGCTCCAGCGCGTGCCTGACGCATCGCTCGTTGCTGCCGGGCAGGGCGAAAAAGGCGAGCACATCGTTGCCTGCCGCGCCGCCGATGGCCGCTATGCCATGATATATCTGCCTGTCGGCAAAACAATCGTCGTGAACACCCAGCCGCTCAAAGCCAGCACTTTGGCTGCTTGGTGGTACGACCCCCGCACAGGCAAAGCCAAAAAAATCGGGGAACTTCCGAAAAAAGCCGAGATGGGATTCACGCCACCCAAAACAGGCCCCGAACAAGACTGGGTACTGGTGCTCGACGATGCCTCAGCAGGCTATGCCCCGCCCGGCAAAACAAAGTAAGGCACGACGAACCCGTTTTGCCCGTTTTGGCATTTTTGATTTAACCCATTGGCTTTTAAATTTTTGCAACGCCATTTTCGTTGCCTTTCTCTGTTTTTTTCATAAAAACAGGCAACGCGGGCAGCGCCCCGGAGGGTCTATGCGTTCCGAGAACGTACTACACACAAACCTGACTACATCAACCATGACAGCCACCCTTTCCTACACCCTCGTGCTAGCCGCTATCTATGTCGCCCGGAAATTGTGGGCATTAAAGCCGCACCACGCCTAACCACTTCCACCACAGAAAAAACATGAGTCATCCCGACTGTTCGGTGACGACTCATGTTTTTGGGGAAAAAGAAAGCAATAGATATGCCTCGTGGTACTTCGCCACCCTTTCCAAATCCTTTTCGGTAAGTGGTCGTTTCAAGCGGGTCAGGTTCATATTGTCTCGCAGGTCCGACAATTTAACCTTTCGGGCATCCTCGTTTTGCATCAATCGGTGCAAGTATGTTTCATAGCCTTCGCCCTCGACCTTTGTCATTGCTTGGACAGCGAGGCAAACACGAGCGGCAAAATGCGCCCTCAACCGCTCCAAATTCCATTCGGGACAGTCTTCCAACAAATCATGCAAAAGCGCAATTGTGAAAAGCATTTCGTCCTCCCGAAAAGGCGCGGCCACCCTTTGCAGATGGAAAATATATGGCTCGCCCGCCTTGTCAAACTTGTCGGCGAAAGCCTGAAAAATGATTTCGTATGCTTTTTCGACCATGATTTTTCAAATTGTGCCCAACCCTTTTCAAGACAACCGGACAAATCCTGACGAATCAAGGGATAAAAAGCCGCTTCACGGGCACCGCTGCTACAGCCTAACCATCAACAACTCCGCCATTCGCCCGAAGGCGCTTTTCCATGCGTCGTTGACAAACACCCATGTGCCTTTGCGGAAGCCCTTGGTGAGCAGATAGAAGACATTTTGGCTTCTCCAAACAAAGGGTTTCAGGTTCATCTCATGCACGATATGGAGCACATCGGCCAACCACTCGACGCGCTGGGCCGAGGATTCGTCCATCTCGATTTTTATTATCTCCCGATAGATGCGCTCGCTGACCGCATGGCGCACGGCTTCCTCGTCGGTCAGTTTGATGTTCCAGCGTTTCAAATCCTCGGCGGTGCGCCGCAGGGTGCGGGTGTCTTTGATATCGCCATTTTGGAAAAAGTGCAGCAAATCACTGTTGAGCACATAAGCGGCGATATTGCGCCAAGCGTCGGGCACTGGCAGCCCGTTTTCTTCGAGGCCAGCCATCAGTTGATAGCTGTCGTTGAAAACATCGCGGAACGAGGACTCTGCCACCGCGAGGCTGGCATCGGTGATGTCGCGGATAATTTTGATTTTTTCGTCGGCAAACAGGCTGGACAGGGTGAATTTTACCGGGCCGAAATACTCCTGCAAGATGCCGATGACTTCTCCCAATTGCGCGGCGCGAAAGGCTTTGCTCGCGCGCTCCCACATGGCGTCGAAGGTGGCTCGATTCATCGTGCTCGACAAGTTGCCGATGATGTGCTGCTGCCCCAAATACACTACCGCGTAACACGCTGATTTTTCGGCATGGCTCAGCCGCGAGCGAATGTTGAGCCGTCCGGCGGCAAACTGCGGGGTGCCTGCTTCTATTTTTTCAAAAAAATCAACGGTGGCGGTGTAGTTGAACAGGTCAAGCCCGTGCGGGTCGGCTTCGAACAAGGAGGCTACCGCAAAGTGCATGGCCACCCGTTCCAGCGTGACCCGTGTGGGCACCACGTTTTGAACGAAACTAACCGAGCCGTTGGTCAGCACGTTGCTCGGCGCTTCCGCGAGGCGGCGGGTGAATTCGCCGTGCAACTCCACGCTCGACACGTCTTTGGCGTAGTCCATTGCACGGAGGGCATATTGCAAAATCTGGTTGGTTTCGATGCCCGAAATTTCGTCGAAAAACCACCCGCAGCTGGTGTACATCAACACCGCGTGGCGTTGCAGCTCGAGGAGGCGAAGCACCGCCACCTCCTCCAATGGGCTGAGCGTCC from Saprospiraceae bacterium includes:
- a CDS encoding glycoside hydrolase family 140 protein, yielding MKPALALFALLLLLAQANGQPWQRGYLKPSPDGHHLQHKDGTPFFWLADTGWELFHRLTLEDAAKYFDNRAKLGFNVIQAVALAEFDGLRAPNAYGHTPFVGMDSDQPNEAYWRTVDSMIDMAAQRGLYVALLPTWGDKVTQLWGVGPQIFDVNEGDRAYRYGLWIGLRYGQRPNVLWMLGGDRPAVHNGEREGIKFSTDYRPVWRSMARGILENNPLAFITYHTSGGEFSTSQFIHQENWLKMNTMQSGHGSGHDVPVWEWIARDYQLQPTKPTLDAEPNYEDHPVNPWPKWDPANGYYRDYDVRKQAYRSVFAGGCGVTYGHHAVWQFYSPRHEAVNHADRHWTKAMERPGAEQVGHLRQLIESRPMLQRVPDASLVAAGQGEKGEHIVACRAADGRYAMIYLPVGKTIVVNTQPLKASTLAAWWYDPRTGKAKKIGELPKKAEMGFTPPKTGPEQDWVLVLDDASAGYAPPGKTK